The Pan paniscus chromosome 1, NHGRI_mPanPan1-v2.0_pri, whole genome shotgun sequence genome has a segment encoding these proteins:
- the FGR gene encoding tyrosine-protein kinase Fgr — MGCVFCKKLEPAPTAKEDAGLEGDFRSYGAADHYGPDPTKARPASSFAHIPNYSNFSSQAINPGFLDSGTIRGVSGIGVTLFIALYDYEARTEDDLTFTKGEKFHILNNTEGDWWEARSLSSGKTGCIPSNYVAPVDSIQAEEWYFGKIGRKDAERQLLSPGNPQGAFLIRESETTKGAYSLSIRDWDQTRGDHVKHYKIRKLDMGGYYITTRVQFNSVQELVQHYMEVNDGLCNLLIAPCTIMKPQTLGLAKDAWEISRSSITLERRLGTGCFGDVWLGTWNGSTKVAVKTLKPGTMSPKAFLEEAQVMKLLRHDKLVQLYAVVSEEPIYIVTEFMCHGSLLDFLKNPEGQDLRLPQLVDMAAQVAEGMAYMERMNYIHRDLRAANILVGERLACKIADFGLARLIKDDEYNPCQGSKFPIKWTAPEAALFGRFTIKSDVWSFGILLTELITKGRIPYPGMNKREVLEQVEQGYHMPCPPGCPASLYEAMEQTWRLDPEERPTFEYLQSFLEDYFTSAEPQYQPGDQT, encoded by the exons ATGGGCTGTGTGTTCTGCAAGAAATTGGAGCCGGCGCCCACGGCCAAGGAGGATGCTGGCCTGGAAGGGGACTTCAGAAGCTACGGGGCAGCAGACCACTATGGGCCTGACCCCACTAAGGCCCGGCCTGCATCCTCATTTGCCCACATCCCCAACTACAGCAACTTCTCCTCTCAGGCCATCAACCCTGGCTTCCTTGATAGTGGCACCATCAGGGGTGTGTCAG GGATTGGGGTGACCCTGTTCATTGCCCTGTATGACTATGAGGCTCGAACTGAGGATGACCTCACCTTCACCAAGGGCGAGAAGTTCCACATCCTGAACAATAC TGAAGGTGACTGGTGGGAGGCTCGGTCTCTCAGCTCCGGAAAAACTGGCTGCATTCCCAGCAACTATGTGGCCCCTGTTGACTCCATCCAGGCTGAAGA GTGGTACTTTGGAAAGATTGGGAGAAAGGATGCAGAGAGGCAGCTGCTTTCACCAGGCAACCCCCAGGGGGCCTTTCTCATTCGGGAAAGCGAGACCACCAAAG GTGCCTACTCCCTGTCCATCCGGGACTGGGATCAGACCAGAGGCGATCATGTGAAGCATTACAAGATCCGCAAACTGGACATGGGCGGCTACTACATCACCACACGGGTTCAGTTCAACTCGGTGCAGGAGCTGGTGCAGCACTACATGG AGGTGAATGACGGGCTGTGCAACCTGCTCATCGCGCCCTGCACCATCATGAAGCCGCAGACGCTGGGCCTGGCCAAGGACGCCTGGGAGATCAGCCGCAGCTCCATCACGCTGGAGCGCCGGCTGGGCACCGGCTGCTTCGGGGATGTGTGGCTGG GCACGTGGAACGGCAGCACTAAGGTGGCGGTGAAGACGCTGAAGCCGGGCACCATGTCCCCGAaggccttcctggaggaggcgcAGGTCATGAAGCTGCTGCGGCACGACAAGCTGGTGCAGCTGTACGCCGTGGTGTCCGAGGAGCCCATCTACATCGTGACCGAGTTCATGTGTCACG GCAGCTTGCTGGATTTTCTCAAGAACCCAGAGGGCCAGGATTTGAGGCTGCCCCAATTGGTGGACATGGCAGCCCAG GTAGCTGAGGGCATGGCCTACATGGAACGTATGAACTACATTCACCGCGACCTGAGGGCAGCCAACATCCTGGTTGGGGAGCGGCTGGCGTGCAAGATCGCAGACTTTGGCTTGGCGCGTCTCATCAAGGACGATGAGTACAACCCCTGCCAAG GTTCCAAGTTCCCCATCAAGTGGACAGCCCCAGAAGCTGCCCTCTTTGGCAGATTCACCATCAAGTCAGACGTGTGGTCCTTTGGGATCCTGCTCACTGAGCTCATCACCAAGGGCCGAATCCCCTACCCAG GCATGAATAAACGGGAAGTGTTGGAACAGGTGGAGCAGGGCTACCACATGCCGTGCCCTCCAGGCTGCCCAGCATCCCTGTACGAGGCCATGGAACAGACCTGGCGTCTGGACCCAGAGGAGAGGCCTACCTTCGAGTACCTGCAGTCCTTCCTGGAGGACTACTTCACCTCTGCTGAACCACAGTACCAGCCCGGGGATCAGACATAG